One genomic window of Medicago truncatula cultivar Jemalong A17 chromosome 1, MtrunA17r5.0-ANR, whole genome shotgun sequence includes the following:
- the LOC11424438 gene encoding uncharacterized protein: MAELHSPNKTPTEDEFQYPLRSSPSFEIYNNNDPEQVLKRTVMSLESIGTSDFTFERSKMDLIQEEEDNENDWSTEIQNLGVVDDVQPSTPPMFLATGLGVDGGDVVSDNNFIISDDMFVPNLQESENLQEYYKIMVHDYPSHPLILKKYAHFLQGKGELQDAEEYFHRATLADPNDGEILMHYAKLVWENHHDRDRASVYFERAAKASPQDSDVLAAYASFLWETEDDENESENHTTQNDMEKQETKPINTANEENGAEKLATANYSEDSNDADYLKKMINENPNNPLFLKKYAQFLFQSNRDLEAAEDYYSRAISADPSDGETISEYAKLQWQLHHDQEKALSLFEQAVKATPGDSNVLAAYTCFLWETEDEES, translated from the exons ATGGCTGAGCTTCACAGTCCCAACAAAACACCAACGGAAGATGAGTTTCAATACCCCTTACGTTCATCTCCATCATTTGAAATATACAACAACAACGATCCTGAACAAGTTTTGAAAAGAACTGTTATGAGTTTAGAATCCATTGGAACTAGTGACTTCACCTTTGAAAGAAGCAAAATGGATTTgattcaagaagaagaagataatgaaaatgattggTCAACTGAGATTCAGAATCTgggtgttgttgatgatgttcaACCATCTACTCCTCCTATGTTTCTTGCTACAGGACTTGGAGTTGATGGTGGTGATGTTGTGTctgataataattttattatcaGTGATGATATGTTTGTGCCAAATTTGCAAGAAAGTGAGAATCTTCAAGAGTATTATAAGATAATGGTTCATGATTATCCATCTCATCCTTTGATTCTGAAAAAATATGCACACTTTTTACAA GGTAAGGGGGAGCTTCAAGATGCAGAGGAGTACTTTCATCGGGCTACTCTAGCTGACCCTAATGATGGCGAAATTTTGATGCACTATGCGAAGCTGGTGTGGGAGAACCATCACGACAGAGATAGGGCATCAGTCTATTTTGAACGTGCAGCTAAAGCTTCGCCTCAAGACAG CGATGTTCTTGCAGCATATGCTAGTTTTCTCTGGGAAACAGAAGATGACGAGAATGAAAGTGAAAACCATACAACTCAG AATGACATGGAAAAACAAGAGACAAAACCTATCAATACCGCAAATGAAGAAAATGGTGCAGAAAAGCTTGCAACAGCTAATTACAGTGAAGACAGTAATGATGCAGATTATTTGAAGAAGATGATTAATGAGAATCCTAACAATCCTTTGTTTCTGAAGAAGTACGCTCAGTTTCTGTTTCAG TCAAATAGAGATCTAGAAGCAGCAGAGGATTACTACTCAAGAGCAATCTCGGCTGATCCCAGCGACGGTGAAACAATATCAGAATATGCTAAACTGCAGTGGCAACTTCATCATGATCAGGAAAAAGCTTTGTCTTTATTTGAACAAGCAGTTAAAGCTACCCCTGGAGATAG CAATGTTCTTGCAGCATATACATGCTTTCTTTGGGAAACAGAAGACGAGGAAAGCTGA